CCGCCACGATCAGATTTTCGTCACGGTCGAACTGCATGCCGAGCGGCCGGCCGCCGATATGGGCGAACACTTCGCGCGTCTCGAAATTCGGCCCGGAAAAGCGGATCACGTTGCCGTCGCGGGTCGAGCCGTAGACCCGGCCCTGACGGTCGACGATGACGTCTTCCGGCCCCTCGACCTGGTCGAGCCCGATCGCCTGCGCATTGATCAGCCGTTCGTTCTGGGCATAGGGCGATGCTGCACCCGGTTGCACCGAAGGCGCCGGCGCCAACGCCACATAGGCGGGGTTCACATAGATCTTCTGGATCGCCTTGCCGCGGTTCTTCGACCATTTGACGTCGACGCCGACGGCGGCGAGCAGGATCATGCCCGTCACTGCCGAGGTGACGTAGCCGGGAATGCCCATCCGCACGAGGCCGTTGATGAGGAGGAAGATGATCAACGCCCCGATCATCGCCCGCCACACCGTGCCCTTGCCACCGGCGAGCGAGATGCCGCCGAGCACGACCGCGGTCAGCGCCTGGAATTCCCAGCCCACGCCGGTCGTGGAGTCCGTGCTCGCCTGCCGCGCAGCGTAGAAGATGCCGCTCGCCGCGCACAGCGTGCCCGACAGCACATAGGTCAGGAACAGCATCAGGCGGACGCGGATGCCGGCGTGCCGTGCGGCCTTGCGGCTCGCGCCGATCGCGGTCAGATGCCAGCCATAGCGCGAGCGCGACAGGAAGATGTGGCAAACGAGCAGCACGACGAACAGCGTCGCCGCATTGACGGGAATGCCGAGCATGCTGCCAGTGCCGATGAAATCCCAGGCATCGCTGTCGACCGAGTTGGTGGCGAACACCTGGGCGTAGCCGGTGTTGAGAAGATTGACCGAGGCGCGGAGAATGATCAGCGTCACCAGCGTGGTGAGAAAAGGCCGGGTCTTCAGAAAGCCGATCAGGAAGCCGTTGATACTGCCGAGCGCGGCGCCGACGACCAGCGTCGCCACCACGACGAGACCGACCGGCCATTCCATCACCACCAGGAAGAACAGCGCGGTAAAATTGCACAGCGCGAAGATCGCACCGACCGACAGATCGATACCGCCGCTGATCAGGCAAAATCCCATGGCGAGCGCCACGAAGCCGAATTCGGCGAATAGCCTAAGCAGCGACAACGTGTTCTGCAACGAGGCGTAATCGGGAATCGTGAGCGCGAAATAGAGCCACAGGCCGATCATGACGGTGAACGGCACGACCGGCTCGAACCATTGCTTCAGCAAAAGCTCGGACAGCAGCAGGCGGGGCGAGAACCGCCGCGCCGACATTGTGAGGGACTCGGCAAAGGCTTCGATCGTCGACATGATCGTGGAACTCCCAAGCAGCCGGCGTGCGACGGCGCACGCCGGCTGGCGTTCAGGTCAGCTCTTCTTGGGAAGTGCGAAGCAGTTGGCGCCGGAGGCGTTGGTCTTATCGAGCCAGATCGGCCGCGTGTAAAATTCGAGATTGCGGGTGCCGGGCTTGTCGCCGAGCATCAGCAGCGTTTCGGCGGCGAACATCAGGTCGTGACCCTGCTCGGTCGCCTTGTAGCTCAGGAATTTGTAGAAATTGCCAGAGTTGACTTGATCGCAGTCGAGCGAGGAGCCCTCGCCTGAGGCGAACACCTTGACCTCGTCGATCTTGCCGGCGTTGCGGATCGCTTGCGCCGCGCCCGACTCCATGATGCCCCAGAAACCGATCGAGGCGCAGAGATCAGGGTGCTGCTGGATCACGGTGGCGGTGATGTTCAGCGCGGTGTTGGCGTCCCAATTGGCGGCCTGGTTCGAGACCACCTTGATGTTGGTATCCTTATTTAGCACCTCCATGATGCCGCCGACCTGGTCGACGCTGGCCGCCGCTGTCAGTTCGCCCTGGATGATTTGCACCTTGCCGGACTTGCCAGTGCCGGCGCCGCAGGCCTTGACCGCTTCGGTCGCCAGCATCTTGCCGATCTCGCGCCAGTCGGCGCCGACGAAGGCGCCGGACTTGTAGTTCGAGGACATGTTGATCTGGATGACATGCGTGCCCTGGCTCTCGGCGCGCTTCAGATCCTTCATCAGCAGCGTGACGCTCGGATTCTGCACGATCAGCACGTCCGGCTTCTGGTCGACCAGCGCGGTCAAGGCCTGCTGCATCGCCGACGGGTTGTTGTTGGGATCGCGGACGATGAACTTCATGCCGCGCCACTCCGCCTCTTCCTGCACCACCCGACCCCATTCATCGGAGAGAGGGACGCCGAGCGCGATCGGCAGGTATGCGATCGTCTTTCCCTGTAGCGACTTGTCGTAGGATGCGCGAAGCTCGCGCGCGGTCTTGGTGCCGCCTTCCTCCTGCGCGGCTGCCAACATCGGCAACGCAGCAAGCGCCACACCTGTCGCCGCGATCGTCCAGAACTTCCTATTCATGGGATCCTCCTCGTCTTTGTTTGTTGATTGTCGAGACGGGATGCCGTTGATCGGCATTCCGCGTCAGTCACCCTGCCGTGCCGTCTCCTCATCCCGCGGATGCAGGAAATTGTCGAGCACGATGGCCGCGAGCAGCACCACGCCCTTGATGATATTCTGAACTTCGCTGTTGACGTCCATGATGGTGAAGGCGTTGAGCAGGGTGCCGATCAGGATGCAGCCGACCACGACGGAGAACACGCTGCCGCGCCCGCCGATCAGGCTGATGCCGCCGATCACGACAACCAGCACGACGTCGAAGATCATGGTGCCCTGCGTGATCGCCATCTGCATGCTGCCTGTCGTACCGACCCATACCAGGCCGGCAAGCCAGGCGAGAAACGCGACCATCGCATATTCGAGAACGATCAGCGGCCGCAACGGAATGCCGGTCAGCCGCGCCGCTTCCGGATTGTCGCCCTGAGCATAGATGAAACGGCCGATCGAAGTGCGAGACAGGAACAGATGCATCGCGATCGCCGAGACGGCGAACACCAGGATCGGGACGGGAATGCCGAACAGCCGCCCGGCGCCCGCGAACATCAGTCCCGGTGCGTCCTTCGGCGCATAGACCACCCAGGCCGGCGCGAGCCAGAACGCGAGGCCATAGATGACGAAGCCTGCCGCGAGCGTCACGAACAACGGCGGCGCCTCCACGAACGCAACCATGACGCCGTTGATCACACCGATCAGGAGCGCGATCGAAAGCGCCAGCAGGACAGCTCCTCCAACCGGCATGCCGCGTTGCATTTCGATCAGGCCGATCGCCCAGCAGCCCGCCAGAGTCGCGACTTCGCTGAGATCGATGCCGCGACTGATCACGATCAGCCCCATTCCGAGCCCAAGCACGCCGAGGATGGAAATGCTTCGCAACAGATTGAGCAGGTTGGAAATGGTTGCAAAGCCATTCAGCGTGAAGCCGAACACGATCAGCAGCACGATCGTGATCAGGAGAACGATCTGCTCCTGGTTGGGCTTGGCGATATTGAAGGGGATGCGAGGAGTGGCGGCCGGAACAGCAACACTACGCGATGCCAAAGGCCACCGCATTTGTTTCCTCCACTCTTATTTTGGTCAAGAGTGTAGAAGCGGCAACCAGTATTCGTCAAATATATTTCTCAAATACGCGAGCAGATCACTCTCTCGCGATCATCGCTTCCTGGAGGATCGGCGTTTGATACTTAGTTTGATTTGGCGCGATGGGGCTTCCCGGATCTCTGTGAGAAAAATCCGACGTAGCTTTGCTGTCACGACCAAAAGATGAAGTTTTCCATGAAGCGGCATATTCGCGAGACGTGGCAATCTCGTCGCCGCGAAAAACAGCATCAGGCCAGCGGACTCTTTGACGGTCCGGCCGCGCGCGGCGGAGGCGGGCGCGAACGGCTGTCCATCGCCTTCGGCAGCTTGTCCGGCTTGAGCTTGACGACCGCGCATTTGGCGTCCGTCGCCGGCACCTCATCCTGGCTGTAGATCAGTGTCGCCTCGAACAGCACGTCGGGCGCCTCGTTGGCGTGTCCGGAACAGGTCGCCATCGCGCCAGTGCAGATGCCGGAAAGATTGACCTCGACCTCGTCGGGACCGAACACCGTCGGCATGCCATCGGCATGGCGGCGGGTGGTCAGCACCGCAGTGAAGCGATCCTGGTCGACCTGGTAGGAGCCGCCGTAGGTGAAGAAGCTGTCGCTGCCCGATATCCGGCCCTGGACGAGGCGCACGATCCCGGTCCCCTGGCCACGCGAGGTCCTGAACCATGCAGCGTATTTGCCGTCTTTCAGCATGGGAAACACCAGCAATGAATGTCGCGTATTTGCTACCAAGTCTGGGACACGACAATGGCCGATCGCACGGCCATTCGACCACGGTTAACGCTCCGCAAATCGGGTCAAACAAATTGCGCGCATCTTTCCGTTTCAAGTGGCGGGGGCGGCACCGCGCATCACATCCACGCCGGCGCTGATGGCGTCCACCGCAGCCCTGCTCCACGATTCGCAACGACGTACGTTCGGCCGTTTCATAGACGAATCTTTCCTACAAATGTTTCAGCGACGCTGAGCGAATGATTCCTCGCACGGGCGAGGCGATCGGCCATCGAAGCTTCAGCCCGACGCCACCCTGCCCATGGATGATCCACTCGTCCTGGCCGGCCGGCGATCATTGCCGGGCGCGATCCTGTCCTCGAGCCGGCGCATGTCGGGGTGACCGACGATCCGGTCCGCGTCATGAAGAGGAAGGTCAGTCCGGATTCCCCGAGCCGCTGCTCCGCCAGCATCTCCTCGAATCGGTTGAGCAACGCTGCAGCAATCACGCCGGTTCGCCCTTGCCTGAACGGCGTGCGCAACTGGCCGGGCTCGCCGATCGCGTAGAAAATGTAGGGCCCAGTGAGGAGCGTCTGGCTATTCTCCAAGGCTACACGGTGATGATCGACGCCTGAAAGCCGTTCCGGAACGGCCGGGAGGACTCGTTCGCGAAAGAACTTCATGACGATGCCTCCTCTAATGTTTTGTGCAGCATTGCGGGCGACGCGGCCAGTTGCACTCGGCTAGTTCGTGCCACGCTGGCGCACCACGCACCTGAACCCGACGTGACACGTAGATGTGTCGACCGGCTCGGCATGACGCGCGGCCGGGCGATAGCGGCGGCAATAGTTCGGCGCGCAGAGATGGGAGCCGCCTTTCAGGACCTTGCGCGGAATCTTGATGTTGGGCTGGCAGGGATCGTAGCTTGCCTCCTCCTGGCCGCCGCGAGGGTTGAGCGGGATGCAGCAGGGCTTCGCTGCGTCGGCGTGATGCCGTGGCGACCACCAGTCCGAGGTCCACTCCCAGACATTGCCGATCATGTCGTAAAGGCCGTAGCCGTTCGGAGGAAAGGCCATGACCGGCGAGGTACGCTCAAACCCGTCCTCGCCGAGATTCTGGACAGGGAAGCTTCCCTGCCAGACATTGGCCATGTGCCTGCCGCCGGGCGTCAGCGTGTTGCCCCAGGCGAATTTCCTCACCGTCGAGGCCGTCGCGGGCGGCGAACTCCCACTCCGCTTCGGTCGGGAGGTCCTTGCCCGCCCAGCGCGCATAGGCGAGCGCGTCGCTATAGGAGACAGGAAGATTTTCCTCAATTTCGGAGGGGAGTTCGACGCGCCGCCGCGATGGGGACGGGACTGCAACTTGCCGCAGAATCAACACGCTTCGGCATCACGCTGACGACATGGGGACGCATCTACTGGTTGATTCGCGAAGGCTGGACGGTTTCGAAGGGCTGCACCAGGCCGTCCACGGGACGCATGTCGACGTGATGCAGCTCGGGCGCGGCAGGCTCCGCGGCACCTTGTCTCACGTGGGCATCGGCGACTTTTCGCTCAGTATCGGCTCCTTCAATGTTGGCATGCGGACGCAGCGGATCTCCAGCGACGACAAGCTGATCGTCGGCATGCTGCTGACGGCCGAAGATCGGGTCAACCACTGGTCGTTCGATATGCGGCCGACCGACGTGCTGGTCATGCCGCCGCTGGTCGAGCATGACGGCATCTTCCACGGCGGCTCCGCCTATGCGGCGATGCGGCTCGACCTCGACGAGGTCGCGTCGATCTTCGGCGGCGAGCCGCGGCTTGCCGATCCCGAAAGTTGGCGCCACAAGAAGCACTTTCGCGCCGATCTCGACGTCGGCCACGTCGCTGCGTCCCGGCTGAGCCGGATCGTGCTCCAGCTGGGCACGCATGACGGCGCCCTTTCCACATCATCCGCCGAATTCTGGAAGCGATCGATCGCCGAGTGCATGGGTATGACGATCCTGTCCTCATTGCCACCGGACGGAAATGCACGCTTGCCGTCGGCGCGACGAATCATCCGCAAGGTCGAGGATTATCTGGAGGAAGCCGGGACCCGTCCGGTGCATATCTCGGAGATTTGCGTCGCGCTCGGCGTGCCGCGTCGCTCGCTGCACCGCGCCTTCAACGAAGTGTTCGGTGTGGGACCGGTGACCTTCCTGCGCCACAAGCGCCTGTGCGCCATCCACTCGATCCTGCGCGAAAGCATCCCCGGCACGACGACGGTGGCGACCGTCGCGATGCAGCAGGGCTTCTACGAGCTCGGGCGGTTCTCGCATTTTTACCGTGCGATGTTCGGCGAGTATCCGTCGCAGACTCTGGGCGTGCCGGTCGGCGAGCTCGTCGATCGGCAGCTTTGACGGTGCCGCCAAATCGGCTTCCCGGCCGGTCGGGCGGCATCACGCCCTGCGTGCTTCGCATTGAACCAATCCCGAATAAAGTGCACCAATAGCATGAGTGATTCTGGTCACATTTCGTGCGGCCGTCCCCTGCTACGCGGGAACGCCAGGGACCTATTGAATTGGATGAGAAAGCTCATGAGACGCCTGATCGGTGCCATGACCGGCGCGTTGTGCCTTGCGGCGCCCGCGTGGGCCGAAACTCCGGCCGCAATCGTCGAGGACGTGCAGGGCAAGATCGACGGCATCGAGTTCATGGACTACGTGGCGCCCGGCAAGATCATCAAACTCGGCCCAAAGGGCACGCTGGTGCTGGGCTATCTCAAATCATGCTGGCGCGAGACCATCACCGGCGGGGTCGTCCTCGTCGGCGCCGAGCAGAGTTCGGTGCAGCTCGGTGACGTCCAGCGCGTCAAGGTGCCCTGCGACGCCAACGCCGCCCAGCTCTCCGAGCGCGAAGCCAACCAGAGCGCGGCAACCACCTTCCGCACCGTGCGCTCTGATGCGAAGGGCGCGCCGGCAAAGCTGCCCACGATCTACGGGGTCTCGCCGCTGATCCAGGCCAGGAGCGGCAGCACGCTGGTCATTGAGCGCACGGACGGCAAGGAGCCCACCATCACCGTACTGCTGAAGAGCGATGGTCTGATCGCCGGCAAATTCTATGACTTCGCAAAGGCCGGCAAGACGCTGACCCCCGGCGGCACCTATCTCGCGACCCTCGGCGCACGGCGCTACACCTTCCAGGTCGACGCTCACGCGACCTCGTCTGCGACGCCGATCGTCGGCCGCTTGCTGCGGCTCGAATAGGCGGCGCGCGACGGGGTGATGCGAGGGATCGGCAGGCGGGACATCGTTGCGGCGGTCGCGATCGCGCTGCTCGCAGGCGCCGTCTTCTCCTCGCCGCCTCTCAATACGCTGCAAGGACTTTCGCTCGACATCTTGACGGCTCTGCGCGCCAAGCTGTTCGGTGATCGTCGCGATGGAGCCGTCTCGCCCGTCGTCGTCATCGCCATTGATGACGAAACCTATCACACGCCGCCGTTCAAGGGCTCGCCAACGCAGACCTGGACGCGCGAGATCGCGCGTGTGCTAACCGCCGT
This genomic interval from Bradyrhizobium sp. CB82 contains the following:
- a CDS encoding sugar ABC transporter substrate-binding protein, which produces MNRKFWTIAATGVALAALPMLAAAQEEGGTKTARELRASYDKSLQGKTIAYLPIALGVPLSDEWGRVVQEEAEWRGMKFIVRDPNNNPSAMQQALTALVDQKPDVLIVQNPSVTLLMKDLKRAESQGTHVIQINMSSNYKSGAFVGADWREIGKMLATEAVKACGAGTGKSGKVQIIQGELTAAASVDQVGGIMEVLNKDTNIKVVSNQAANWDANTALNITATVIQQHPDLCASIGFWGIMESGAAQAIRNAGKIDEVKVFASGEGSSLDCDQVNSGNFYKFLSYKATEQGHDLMFAAETLLMLGDKPGTRNLEFYTRPIWLDKTNASGANCFALPKKS
- a CDS encoding helix-turn-helix domain-containing protein, whose product is MGTHLLVDSRRLDGFEGLHQAVHGTHVDVMQLGRGRLRGTLSHVGIGDFSLSIGSFNVGMRTQRISSDDKLIVGMLLTAEDRVNHWSFDMRPTDVLVMPPLVEHDGIFHGGSAYAAMRLDLDEVASIFGGEPRLADPESWRHKKHFRADLDVGHVAASRLSRIVLQLGTHDGALSTSSAEFWKRSIAECMGMTILSSLPPDGNARLPSARRIIRKVEDYLEEAGTRPVHISEICVALGVPRRSLHRAFNEVFGVGPVTFLRHKRLCAIHSILRESIPGTTTVATVAMQQGFYELGRFSHFYRAMFGEYPSQTLGVPVGELVDRQL
- a CDS encoding ABC transporter permease, encoding MRWPLASRSVAVPAATPRIPFNIAKPNQEQIVLLITIVLLIVFGFTLNGFATISNLLNLLRSISILGVLGLGMGLIVISRGIDLSEVATLAGCWAIGLIEMQRGMPVGGAVLLALSIALLIGVINGVMVAFVEAPPLFVTLAAGFVIYGLAFWLAPAWVVYAPKDAPGLMFAGAGRLFGIPVPILVFAVSAIAMHLFLSRTSIGRFIYAQGDNPEAARLTGIPLRPLIVLEYAMVAFLAWLAGLVWVGTTGSMQMAITQGTMIFDVVLVVVIGGISLIGGRGSVFSVVVGCILIGTLLNAFTIMDVNSEVQNIIKGVVLLAAIVLDNFLHPRDEETARQGD
- a CDS encoding SMP-30/gluconolactonase/LRE family protein produces the protein MSTIEAFAESLTMSARRFSPRLLLSELLLKQWFEPVVPFTVMIGLWLYFALTIPDYASLQNTLSLLRLFAEFGFVALAMGFCLISGGIDLSVGAIFALCNFTALFFLVVMEWPVGLVVVATLVVGAALGSINGFLIGFLKTRPFLTTLVTLIILRASVNLLNTGYAQVFATNSVDSDAWDFIGTGSMLGIPVNAATLFVVLLVCHIFLSRSRYGWHLTAIGASRKAARHAGIRVRLMLFLTYVLSGTLCAASGIFYAARQASTDSTTGVGWEFQALTAVVLGGISLAGGKGTVWRAMIGALIIFLLINGLVRMGIPGYVTSAVTGMILLAAVGVDVKWSKNRGKAIQKIYVNPAYVALAPAPSVQPGAASPYAQNERLINAQAIGLDQVEGPEDVIVDRQGRVYGSTRDGNVIRFSGPNFETREVFAHIGGRPLGMQFDRDENLIVAVAGMGVYGIAPDQRVFKVTDETNRTWYKLNDDSRLRMADDLDIAPDGKIYFSDCTTRYEMTTNTLDILEARPNGRVVCYDPATKTTRTVINHFYFPNGVCVSHDGKSVLIASTSLCKVFRYWIDGPKKGKTEILIDELPGNPDNINRASDGAYWLALVGIRTPTFDLSVRKPGFRLRMVKQVPADEWLAPALNHGCVLKFNEQGEALESWWDPTGISHSTLTSMREHKGYLYLGGLENNRIGRIKLDGVDESWTGYDAYWGDKSRAAR